Proteins from one Geomonas agri genomic window:
- a CDS encoding TonB-dependent receptor plug domain-containing protein, translating to MRRYRPRPRLALAGALMLSLLCTSVAFAEDSAVQPASDLESMDLEQLTNLKVEKVYGVSKFEQVVTEAPASVTVITSDEIKRYGWRTMADVLNATRGFFTTYDRNYNYIGTRGFNRPGDYNTRLLLLVDGHRINDAIYESAAIGTEFILDMALIDRIEIIRGPSSSLYGAGAFFGVINVISKSAKQIEGLEVGAGLGSQQTGSGRISYGKLLNGGEFLVSGSGYSSRGNDRLFFPEFNDPATNNGIAANMDRDRNYSLFLSGHLQDLTLTGALVSRDKRVPTASFGTIFNDPRSNTNDRRSFLDLRYEKGIDGTGITARLFYDEFRFTGNFAYDKTGDDPPFYPATYVNRDDHLARWWGAELQASRQLLPRLQLTSGVKFRDNFQIDIPNEDLVPGGRRLDNSHDDVFYALFGQAELRILDTLILNAGVRYDHYETFGGTTSPRLALIYTPVEGTVFKLIYGQAFRAPNAYELYYNDVFNGYATSPALRPETVRSYEAIYEQYYGDVVRTSASLFYNKISNLISYQDVSPTQVAFANIDRVKAVGGEFEIEGQWNSGFAARSSYGFVSARNQATDQGLDYSPRHLVKLNLTAPLYLKKVFAGIEMQGVSRREFTHNGAQVGSPGYLVTNATLSSTALLPGLEASFSIYNLLDRHLEDPATTDHVQSLIPQDGRTYRLLFSYRF from the coding sequence ATGAGAAGATACCGTCCCCGGCCGAGGCTGGCCCTGGCCGGCGCGTTGATGCTGTCGCTGCTTTGCACGAGCGTGGCGTTCGCCGAGGATAGCGCCGTTCAGCCGGCGTCCGACCTCGAGTCGATGGACCTGGAGCAGCTCACCAACCTCAAGGTGGAGAAGGTCTACGGTGTTTCCAAATTCGAGCAGGTGGTGACCGAGGCGCCCGCGTCGGTCACCGTGATCACCTCCGACGAGATCAAGCGCTACGGCTGGCGCACCATGGCCGACGTCCTCAACGCGACCCGCGGCTTCTTCACGACCTACGACAGGAACTACAACTACATAGGGACCCGCGGCTTCAACCGCCCCGGCGACTACAACACCCGTCTGCTGCTGCTGGTGGACGGACACCGCATCAACGACGCCATCTACGAGTCCGCCGCCATCGGCACCGAATTCATTCTCGACATGGCGCTCATCGACCGCATCGAGATCATCCGGGGACCGAGCTCCTCGCTCTACGGCGCCGGTGCCTTCTTCGGCGTGATCAACGTCATCAGTAAGAGCGCCAAGCAGATCGAGGGGCTCGAGGTGGGAGCGGGGTTGGGGAGCCAGCAGACCGGCTCCGGCCGCATCAGCTACGGCAAGCTCCTTAACGGCGGCGAGTTCCTCGTCTCCGGTTCCGGCTATTCCAGCCGGGGCAACGACCGCCTCTTCTTTCCGGAATTCAACGACCCGGCCACCAACAACGGCATCGCGGCCAACATGGACCGGGACCGCAACTACTCGCTGTTCCTCTCCGGGCACCTGCAGGACCTGACCCTGACCGGCGCCTTGGTTTCCCGGGACAAAAGAGTTCCGACCGCCTCCTTTGGCACCATCTTCAACGACCCGCGCAGCAACACCAACGACCGCAGGAGTTTCCTCGACCTGCGCTACGAAAAGGGCATCGACGGCACCGGCATCACCGCCCGTCTCTTCTACGACGAGTTCCGCTTCACCGGCAATTTCGCCTACGACAAGACCGGTGACGATCCTCCCTTCTACCCCGCGACCTACGTCAATCGCGACGACCACCTGGCGCGCTGGTGGGGGGCGGAACTGCAGGCCAGCCGCCAGCTGTTGCCGCGGCTGCAGCTGACCAGCGGGGTGAAGTTCCGCGACAACTTCCAGATCGACATCCCCAACGAGGACCTGGTACCGGGGGGGCGCCGGCTGGACAACAGCCACGACGACGTCTTCTACGCCCTGTTCGGCCAGGCCGAGCTGCGCATCCTGGACACCCTGATCCTGAATGCTGGGGTCCGCTACGATCATTACGAGACCTTCGGGGGGACCACCAGTCCGCGCCTGGCGCTGATCTACACCCCAGTCGAGGGGACCGTGTTCAAGTTGATCTACGGTCAGGCCTTCCGGGCGCCCAACGCCTACGAGCTGTACTACAACGACGTCTTCAACGGCTACGCCACCAGCCCGGCCCTCAGGCCGGAAACGGTGCGCAGCTACGAGGCGATCTACGAGCAGTACTACGGCGACGTGGTGCGTACCAGTGCGAGCCTGTTCTACAACAAGATCAGCAACCTGATCAGCTACCAGGACGTGTCGCCGACCCAGGTGGCCTTTGCCAACATCGACCGGGTCAAGGCGGTGGGGGGCGAGTTCGAGATCGAGGGGCAGTGGAACAGCGGCTTCGCCGCGCGCAGCAGTTACGGCTTCGTATCCGCCAGGAACCAGGCCACCGACCAGGGCCTGGACTACTCGCCGCGCCACCTGGTCAAGCTCAACCTGACCGCCCCTCTGTACCTGAAGAAGGTTTTCGCCGGCATCGAGATGCAGGGGGTGAGCCGGCGCGAGTTTACCCACAACGGCGCACAGGTCGGCTCCCCGGGGTACCTGGTCACCAACGCCACCCTTTCATCGACGGCGCTGCTGCCGGGGCTGGAGGCCTCCTTCTCGATCTACAACCTCCTGGACCGGCACCTGGAGGACCCGGCCACCACGGACCACGTGCAGAGCCTGATACCCCAGGACGGCAGGACCTACCGACTCCTGTTCAGCTACCGGTTCTAG